One Thermoplasma volcanium GSS1 genomic window carries:
- the cmk gene encoding (d)CMP kinase, with protein MRITIAGKIGSGKSTVSQEISKITGYSVYSSGTFFRESAKKMGMSIEDFNRYAETHPEADYATDGMQKDFMETHDNIIVEGRLAGWICKIYSISAFKVFLYATRYTRLVRFSNREGIEIDEAAKLLDEREISEKKRYLDLYGIDIDDLSIYDIVVNTEFMKPEEVAVLVLNRIDEMSRKEVYTPRILKGM; from the coding sequence ATGAGAATAACGATAGCTGGCAAGATAGGTAGTGGCAAATCAACCGTCAGTCAAGAAATATCAAAGATAACAGGTTATTCTGTATACTCATCCGGCACATTTTTTAGGGAATCTGCTAAGAAAATGGGGATGAGTATAGAGGATTTCAATAGATATGCTGAGACGCATCCTGAAGCGGACTATGCAACTGATGGGATGCAAAAAGATTTTATGGAAACTCACGACAACATAATAGTTGAAGGTCGGCTTGCCGGCTGGATATGCAAGATCTATTCAATATCAGCGTTTAAGGTATTTCTTTACGCAACAAGATATACAAGGCTCGTGAGATTTTCCAACCGTGAAGGCATTGAAATAGACGAAGCAGCCAAACTTCTTGATGAGCGAGAAATTTCAGAGAAGAAGAGGTACTTGGATCTATATGGCATAGATATAGATGATCTTTCGATATATGATATAGTTGTGAACACGGAATTTATGAAGCCTGAAGAAGTAGCTGTTTTAGTGCTTAATAGGATCGACGAGATGTCACGCAAGGAAGTATATACACCTCGCATATTGAAAGGAATGTGA
- a CDS encoding RNA-guided pseudouridylation complex pseudouridine synthase subunit Cbf5, with translation MIEEIQKLNGFIVIDKPQGPTSHQVDYWVRQILGTEKVGHIGTLDPNVTGVLVMAIGKAVRLIDVVHEKPKEYVGVMRFHSDISEEEVREVFRKFTTRIYQLPPVRSAVSRKVRIKTIYELDMIEKKDKIVLFHVKCESGTYIRTLCTDIGYVSGKGGQMVDLRRISTGPFKEDIAITLQDLQAYVDLAKEGKDELFRSHFLDMTYAFIDYPKIVAKKSAVENIAHGSDLYVGGVKLIDGNFQKGDRVCVLSEDNELLGTGIARCDSSNLFMKVVDFDHIFVEAKHGKGDVVRDREKDVQRPGQQVHRNIRDAAHGPDSRTGRGRKETGPQIAPNRVRKLQNKTGVHRRPGSH, from the coding sequence TTGATTGAAGAAATCCAAAAATTAAACGGCTTCATAGTTATAGACAAGCCGCAGGGTCCAACGAGCCATCAGGTAGACTATTGGGTAAGGCAGATCCTAGGCACAGAAAAGGTCGGTCACATTGGTACCTTGGATCCAAATGTGACTGGTGTTCTAGTTATGGCCATAGGCAAAGCAGTTAGATTAATTGATGTTGTACATGAGAAACCAAAGGAATACGTAGGTGTAATGAGGTTTCATAGCGATATATCTGAGGAAGAGGTAAGAGAGGTATTCAGGAAATTTACCACAAGGATATATCAGCTTCCGCCTGTTAGGAGCGCGGTATCCAGGAAGGTCAGAATTAAAACAATATACGAACTGGATATGATTGAAAAAAAGGATAAGATCGTACTATTTCATGTAAAATGCGAGTCTGGGACCTATATACGAACTTTATGCACAGATATAGGCTACGTATCAGGAAAGGGAGGCCAGATGGTTGATCTGAGACGAATAAGCACTGGCCCATTTAAGGAAGATATAGCAATAACCCTTCAGGATCTGCAGGCTTACGTAGATCTCGCCAAGGAAGGGAAGGATGAATTATTCCGATCGCACTTCCTAGACATGACCTATGCTTTTATAGATTACCCTAAGATAGTTGCAAAGAAAAGTGCCGTTGAAAACATAGCACATGGATCGGATCTTTACGTGGGCGGTGTTAAGCTCATAGATGGCAATTTCCAAAAAGGCGATAGGGTTTGCGTTTTATCCGAAGACAACGAACTCCTGGGAACAGGAATAGCTAGATGTGATTCCAGCAATCTCTTTATGAAGGTTGTAGATTTCGATCACATATTTGTGGAGGCAAAACATGGAAAAGGCGATGTGGTACGGGATAGGGAAAAGGATGTACAAAGACCTGGACAGCAGGTACATAGAAATATTCGAGATGCTGCGCATGGGCCGGACTCCAGAACTGGACGGGGAAGGAAAGAAACCGGACCTCAGATCGCTCCTAATCGAGTACGGAAATTACAGAATAAAACAGGAGTTCACAGAAGACCAGGCAGCCATTAA
- a CDS encoding NOP5/NOP56 family protein produces the protein MGRTPELDGEGKKPDLRSLLIEYGNYRIKQEFTEDQAAIKVAAVREEMDQLINKYYEKCLAFAIPFDLKVTSDPCAYFRQGSTIDGISELFSYGSKMCDFRGQLDERVKEMARQILPNTTALVGERLAMDLLVHAHGLKRLAYMPSSSIQMLGAERALFTAIQKRGNTPKYGVLFKYPKLSTLRPRQRGKIARIIANKVAITARADLLGTKVDAESFREKIDNMIKSSKK, from the coding sequence ATGGGCCGGACTCCAGAACTGGACGGGGAAGGAAAGAAACCGGACCTCAGATCGCTCCTAATCGAGTACGGAAATTACAGAATAAAACAGGAGTTCACAGAAGACCAGGCAGCCATTAAAGTTGCTGCCGTTAGGGAGGAGATGGATCAGCTTATAAATAAGTATTATGAAAAATGCTTAGCTTTTGCAATTCCGTTTGATCTTAAAGTCACCAGCGATCCATGCGCTTACTTCAGACAGGGTTCCACCATCGATGGTATCTCTGAACTCTTTAGTTATGGTTCTAAGATGTGTGATTTTAGAGGGCAGCTTGATGAAAGGGTAAAAGAAATGGCACGGCAGATACTGCCCAATACCACTGCCCTTGTTGGGGAAAGGCTGGCTATGGACCTTCTCGTCCATGCACACGGCTTAAAGAGGCTTGCCTATATGCCCTCAAGCTCAATACAGATGCTAGGGGCCGAAAGAGCCCTCTTCACTGCAATACAGAAGAGAGGCAATACGCCTAAGTATGGAGTACTGTTCAAGTATCCTAAACTATCAACTCTCAGGCCAAGGCAGAGAGGGAAAATAGCAAGGATTATAGCCAACAAAGTCGCAATAACCGCCAGAGCAGATTTGCTCGGTACAAAAGTTGATGCGGAATCCTTCCGTGAGAAAATCGATAATATGATTAAATCTAGTAAGAAGTAA
- the purF gene encoding amidophosphoribosyltransferase, with amino-acid sequence MDSRPQGSDPINGQKPSEDCAVVGFKGKINAYNPIITALRTLQHRGQESAGMAVFDGKKVTLKKGSGLVTDVFNPATDDIKGYVGVGHTRYSTAGSKNVVNAGPFVMNSSFGYITISHNGEIVNADELRDSMKKEGITFQSDSDTEVMLAELSRNISKYGLKRGFEQSMESLRGAYACAISINDRLYAVRDPNGIRPLVIGKNNDGYIVASESCAIDALEGTLIKNIEPGEVVEISDEGIRTIVSKSANRIAHCMFEYVYFSRPDSVIDGINVYAARVNMGRILAKESPVEADIVVPVPDSGRSQAIGYSMESGMPYTEGLIKNRYSERTFIMPTQSDRKAAIHLKLNPIREVIGGKKVVLVDDSIVRGNTMRFIVGLMRKYGAKEIHVRIGSPHIIAPCYFGVDMKTKDQFIARGKTDEEINREIGADSLAFLSVDGLKQAISMKNNNLCLGCLTGEYPIDISKKLAENITSY; translated from the coding sequence GTGGATTCCCGGCCCCAAGGATCAGATCCTATAAATGGGCAAAAGCCAAGTGAAGATTGCGCAGTTGTGGGGTTCAAGGGGAAGATAAACGCCTATAACCCCATAATAACTGCACTTCGAACATTGCAACATAGAGGCCAGGAATCGGCTGGTATGGCTGTTTTTGACGGCAAGAAGGTAACGTTGAAAAAAGGAAGTGGCCTAGTAACAGATGTTTTTAATCCTGCAACCGACGATATTAAAGGTTACGTGGGAGTAGGCCATACACGTTATTCAACTGCTGGATCAAAAAATGTGGTTAATGCTGGGCCATTTGTAATGAACTCTTCTTTCGGTTACATAACCATATCCCACAACGGTGAGATAGTAAACGCTGATGAATTGCGTGATTCCATGAAAAAAGAAGGGATCACGTTCCAGAGCGATTCAGATACAGAGGTTATGCTGGCAGAGCTTTCGAGAAATATCTCAAAGTATGGCCTAAAAAGAGGATTCGAACAGTCCATGGAGAGCCTAAGGGGAGCTTATGCATGCGCAATAAGCATAAATGATCGCCTCTACGCCGTAAGGGACCCAAATGGGATAAGGCCTCTGGTTATAGGGAAGAATAACGACGGATACATAGTAGCTTCAGAAAGCTGCGCAATAGATGCTCTCGAAGGCACGTTAATAAAAAACATCGAACCAGGGGAAGTAGTTGAGATATCTGACGAAGGCATAAGAACAATTGTAAGCAAATCTGCAAATCGAATAGCCCACTGCATGTTTGAGTATGTATATTTCTCAAGGCCGGATAGCGTTATAGACGGCATAAACGTTTATGCCGCCAGGGTAAACATGGGCAGAATACTTGCTAAGGAGAGCCCAGTTGAAGCTGACATAGTCGTCCCTGTTCCAGATTCAGGGCGTTCTCAAGCAATAGGTTATTCCATGGAATCTGGAATGCCTTACACAGAGGGGCTGATTAAGAATAGGTATTCGGAGAGGACCTTCATAATGCCTACTCAGAGCGATAGGAAGGCCGCGATACATTTGAAGCTAAATCCTATACGCGAAGTGATAGGGGGAAAGAAGGTAGTGCTTGTAGATGATAGCATAGTCCGTGGAAACACTATGAGGTTCATCGTCGGCCTAATGAGGAAATATGGCGCAAAGGAGATACATGTCAGAATTGGATCGCCGCATATAATCGCACCATGCTATTTTGGTGTCGACATGAAGACGAAGGATCAATTCATAGCGCGCGGTAAAACCGATGAGGAGATAAACAGAGAAATCGGGGCCGATTCACTCGCGTTTCTTTCAGTTGACGGCCTCAAACAGGCGATATCTATGAAAAACAATAACCTGTGCCTTGGGTGCCTCACAGGAGAATATCCTATAGATATATCAAAGAAACTCGCAGAAAATATTACTTCTTACTAG
- a CDS encoding 50S ribosomal protein L37e, with protein sequence MSNGTAVMGKINNKKTHITCRRCGHHTYNVRTKRCSHCGFPAPRIRSYKWAKAK encoded by the coding sequence ATGAGCAATGGAACTGCTGTAATGGGAAAGATAAATAATAAAAAGACTCACATAACCTGCAGGAGGTGTGGACACCACACCTATAACGTCAGGACTAAGAGGTGCTCCCACTGTGGATTCCCGGCCCCAAGGATCAGATCCTATAAATGGGCAAAAGCCAAGTGA
- a CDS encoding LSm family protein produces MPKTVANTKPMDVLKNALSRNVLIDVKGNREYSGILEGYDVYMNVVLQNASEIINGENKGVFDRILVRGDNVIFVSPSKGDNE; encoded by the coding sequence ATGCCTAAGACTGTAGCGAACACAAAGCCAATGGATGTCCTAAAGAATGCACTTTCACGAAATGTGCTTATAGATGTAAAGGGCAATAGGGAATATTCAGGCATACTGGAAGGATACGACGTTTACATGAACGTTGTCCTTCAAAACGCGAGCGAAATTATTAACGGAGAAAACAAAGGTGTATTCGACAGGATACTTGTTAGAGGCGATAACGTAATTTTTGTTTCTCCATCGAAGGGTGATAATGAATGA
- a CDS encoding NAD(P)H-binding protein yields MKAIVFGGSGFIGSHIVNSLEADSVAYYSLEKGTNVKRNDAVWIQGDVTDYSKVEASMAGYDTVFFAVEDWAADEARNREILLNGIKNVVSAIKKASTDQKLVSFSMINQPSYPLEYFRTKRLVEDNTRVLKNGLVVRLSIVFGDGDHFTDRFVKLAEQVSHLPEEGNLAPVYVGDVVTVVNSIIKREGVYDICSNDNLPLIRIINYIRKNIGKKEIGSVKLEKGLSMLTETGLFSRYEAELMFQDYYRETSILDRYVKNPTSYLDFLRSILVEHTT; encoded by the coding sequence GTGAAAGCTATAGTGTTTGGTGGATCCGGCTTCATAGGTAGCCACATCGTTAATTCTCTAGAGGCCGATTCAGTGGCGTACTATTCGCTGGAAAAGGGAACAAATGTTAAGCGCAATGATGCAGTGTGGATCCAGGGCGACGTAACTGACTACAGCAAGGTTGAGGCTTCTATGGCCGGCTATGATACTGTCTTCTTTGCCGTTGAAGACTGGGCTGCTGATGAAGCAAGAAATCGTGAGATCCTGCTTAACGGGATAAAAAATGTTGTATCTGCAATAAAGAAAGCTAGCACAGATCAGAAACTCGTATCATTTTCTATGATAAACCAACCTTCCTATCCTCTCGAGTATTTTAGGACAAAGAGGCTGGTTGAAGATAATACCAGAGTGCTCAAAAACGGGCTTGTAGTAAGGCTTTCTATCGTCTTTGGAGATGGAGACCACTTTACAGATAGGTTTGTAAAACTTGCTGAGCAGGTTTCCCACCTCCCAGAGGAAGGGAATCTTGCACCAGTATACGTTGGTGACGTAGTTACTGTGGTAAATAGCATAATAAAGAGGGAAGGTGTGTACGATATATGCAGCAATGATAACCTACCGCTAATAAGAATAATCAATTACATAAGGAAAAACATAGGGAAAAAGGAAATTGGAAGTGTGAAATTGGAGAAAGGGCTTTCAATGCTCACAGAAACCGGCCTATTCAGCAGGTATGAAGCGGAGCTTATGTTTCAGGACTACTACAGAGAAACCAGCATACTCGACAGATACGTGAAAAATCCGACATCTTACCTTGACTTTCTGCGCAGCATATTGGTGGAACACACCACCTAA
- a CDS encoding DUF1940 domain-containing protein — protein sequence MENVRYCPVIDDNLPLDHVFFKFRSEIESAEAFIGLAVSEGVKVNETRELLDMLDTVYNSLYDEESKLNEFQEKRLKFTEEEWYDIKEKCNSGSKWSLYLMLARSHIDNAVYWLSKLREDERFVNKVSDENIMALYKIGAVILREGLGDVRL from the coding sequence ATGGAAAATGTTAGGTATTGTCCAGTAATTGATGATAATCTTCCGCTTGATCATGTATTTTTCAAGTTTAGAAGCGAGATAGAATCTGCTGAAGCATTCATAGGGTTAGCGGTTTCGGAGGGCGTTAAGGTTAATGAGACGAGGGAACTTCTTGACATGCTCGATACAGTTTATAACAGCCTGTACGACGAAGAATCTAAACTAAATGAATTCCAGGAAAAGAGGTTAAAGTTCACAGAGGAAGAGTGGTATGATATTAAGGAAAAATGCAATTCTGGATCAAAGTGGAGCCTATACCTTATGCTAGCTAGAAGCCATATAGACAATGCTGTATATTGGTTGTCAAAACTAAGAGAAGACGAAAGATTTGTAAATAAGGTAAGTGATGAAAATATTATGGCCCTCTACAAGATAGGGGCAGTCATATTGAGGGAGGGTCTCGGGGATGTTAGGCTATAA
- a CDS encoding selenocysteine-specific translation elongation factor, with product MDHLNVFTYGIEDILREIAKKGTESDIRIYNRKDENSIMTFSEPIRYPDKVSSLTDSIYPMDTFIINGNKLDKNLGEVILALDLFSKKKGIIVADEDKRPVIDRVMKDTEISYEYFSGRPMEIVDLLKKINPVRKKDKPLVVIDHYFKVKSVGTVVLGFVLSGIVKKHDDLYLSEVNRQVQIRSIQVNDVDVDEAEAGTRVGLALRNVEVEELSRGMFLAPEQFEYFQAVSDDVSFHRSLRNKDTLSDPYVSDIMNYVKCNQEGENLTFRQKLPVIKDSVVISDQNGFPRVVGKASISK from the coding sequence ATGGATCATCTCAACGTATTTACGTATGGTATTGAAGACATATTAAGGGAAATAGCAAAGAAAGGCACAGAAAGCGACATAAGGATTTATAACAGGAAGGACGAGAATTCTATAATGACATTCTCAGAACCAATACGGTACCCTGATAAAGTGTCCTCATTGACTGATTCAATATACCCAATGGATACGTTCATAATTAACGGAAATAAGCTGGATAAAAATCTTGGGGAGGTTATACTAGCCCTTGATCTTTTCTCAAAGAAAAAAGGAATAATCGTGGCGGATGAAGATAAAAGACCTGTTATTGATAGAGTAATGAAAGATACTGAGATATCATACGAATATTTCAGTGGAAGGCCAATGGAAATTGTCGATCTGTTAAAGAAAATAAATCCAGTCCGGAAAAAAGATAAGCCCCTTGTGGTTATAGACCATTATTTCAAGGTAAAGAGCGTTGGCACAGTTGTTTTGGGGTTCGTGCTTTCTGGTATTGTGAAAAAACACGATGATCTTTACCTCTCGGAGGTAAATAGGCAAGTCCAGATAAGGTCAATACAAGTGAACGATGTAGATGTTGATGAAGCAGAAGCTGGAACGCGTGTTGGGTTAGCCCTCAGGAATGTAGAGGTGGAGGAACTATCTAGGGGAATGTTCTTAGCTCCAGAGCAATTTGAATATTTTCAGGCCGTCAGCGATGATGTATCTTTCCATAGGTCACTCAGGAACAAAGACACCCTTTCTGATCCATATGTAAGCGATATTATGAACTATGTAAAGTGCAACCAAGAGGGCGAAAATTTGACATTTAGACAAAAGCTGCCAGTCATAAAAGATTCAGTGGTTATATCGGATCAGAATGGATTCCCGAGGGTTGTTGGAAAGGCTAGCATTTCAAAATGA
- a CDS encoding 4Fe-4S binding protein produces MVEDAIDISMLAMGLILVYYVSRTGNKSDLKFKSIHILPLLVVFNEVLMSIFLYQALYHREPITINNLLSVFSASISSYLFILPMEIEMIFSILFLENDRLKKIAFSSIAGISLFNPAIVPSRALFLSGTIYSAISMVIFMIIIFEEIARRFDTMNYGRIRMLVILFLIFTLSSAGILLGDIYVKSQYYWLLAVSMLSGMYYYLYYLNSTLLRNGKPGWVNNRYNMFYVLGLSFASEWLISAAIEFISSSSVRGTLGFLTSFGIEQASSLSQYLVYGLYVFGSVTNNYVFLLVMGSEMIALVIFRMRSLKWREKKWNLAMAIAAYALYTIFWPNFAPASYYSKVPLWGNVGSLGPVYPGILLALIGSYVLYAILALLFGRRSYCSTLCPSAVMYGGTLGQAMIKYNYTAPLSRKNIGSRFKGYLYPIITSSWILILIASYISYRISVTGNDAVSIYGIDPAIFYSYIVWNVMWYLFFISIPLIGMSPCRRYGWCTTGTFVGFFSKIGFFRLKVRDPSICLKCETKACATACEVGAGDLPGQFIKQGYFKSAKCVGSGSCVIACPYNNIYFYDIRSFISDRLSKFRKKEEGETHLDLSVDRIR; encoded by the coding sequence TTGGTTGAGGACGCCATCGACATCTCTATGTTGGCAATGGGCCTAATACTAGTTTACTATGTATCGAGAACAGGAAATAAATCTGATTTAAAATTCAAAAGCATACATATTTTGCCTTTGCTGGTAGTTTTCAACGAGGTTTTAATGTCCATATTTCTATACCAAGCACTATATCATCGCGAACCTATAACAATAAACAATCTATTATCTGTGTTTTCAGCGAGCATTTCCAGCTATCTTTTCATACTGCCAATGGAAATTGAGATGATTTTTTCCATATTGTTTCTAGAGAACGATAGGCTTAAAAAGATCGCTTTTTCTTCAATCGCGGGCATCTCACTTTTCAATCCTGCCATAGTGCCATCGCGTGCATTATTTTTGTCTGGAACTATTTACTCAGCCATTTCTATGGTTATCTTTATGATCATCATCTTTGAGGAGATAGCTAGAAGGTTTGATACGATGAACTATGGAAGGATACGAATGCTAGTCATTCTATTCCTTATATTTACGCTCTCCTCAGCAGGTATACTCTTAGGTGATATCTACGTTAAATCACAATACTATTGGCTCCTGGCAGTATCTATGCTCTCTGGCATGTATTACTATCTTTACTATCTGAACAGTACTTTATTACGGAACGGTAAGCCGGGCTGGGTAAATAACAGATACAATATGTTTTACGTACTCGGGCTATCGTTCGCAAGCGAATGGCTTATCTCGGCTGCTATAGAATTTATATCATCCTCTTCAGTGCGTGGTACGCTTGGGTTTCTAACGTCGTTTGGAATTGAGCAGGCCTCAAGCCTCAGTCAATACCTTGTTTACGGCCTATATGTATTCGGGTCCGTTACGAACAACTACGTTTTCTTGCTAGTCATGGGATCTGAGATGATAGCGCTTGTGATTTTTAGGATGCGATCTCTGAAATGGAGAGAAAAGAAATGGAACTTAGCTATGGCGATAGCTGCCTATGCTCTTTATACCATCTTCTGGCCTAACTTTGCTCCAGCGTCCTATTACTCAAAGGTACCGTTGTGGGGTAACGTTGGGAGTCTTGGGCCTGTCTATCCAGGGATATTGTTAGCCTTAATCGGCAGTTACGTATTGTACGCCATTTTGGCCCTGCTATTCGGGAGAAGAAGTTACTGTAGCACATTATGCCCCTCGGCTGTAATGTACGGGGGGACTCTTGGTCAGGCAATGATAAAGTATAATTATACTGCACCATTAAGCCGAAAAAATATAGGGAGCAGGTTTAAGGGATATTTGTACCCTATTATAACGTCCTCATGGATACTCATATTAATTGCATCGTATATTTCCTATAGAATATCTGTAACAGGCAACGACGCAGTCTCGATCTACGGCATCGATCCTGCTATATTTTATTCGTATATAGTTTGGAACGTCATGTGGTATTTATTTTTTATATCTATACCGCTGATCGGAATGAGCCCATGCAGGCGATACGGTTGGTGTACCACCGGGACATTTGTCGGATTTTTCAGCAAAATTGGATTCTTTAGGCTTAAGGTAAGAGACCCATCCATTTGCTTGAAGTGCGAAACTAAGGCTTGCGCAACAGCATGCGAAGTTGGCGCAGGCGATCTGCCAGGCCAGTTTATAAAGCAAGGATATTTCAAGAGCGCTAAATGTGTAGGATCCGGTTCTTGTGTGATAGCTTGCCCTTACAATAATATATACTTCTATGACATACGCAGCTTCATTTCCGATAGACTCTCAAAATTTAGAAAAAAGGAAGAGGGAGAAACTCACCTAGATCTTTCTGTAGATCGCATCAGGTAG
- a CDS encoding enoyl-CoA hydratase/isomerase family protein, whose translation MDNIRVRGYRDISFWQEDGIGLIVIKSDVNGIISRNCLDEMVSALGLASMDPNVKCVAFTGINKVFAKGMKPDGDDGRSLYELMQSSSSFLSMVYSLPKPIFSILNGDATNEGYEIALSSDLIISAEDANVGFNQEYQTILGGSFTAARFPLLAISKAQEAKNVDIVFKADSLLEDAKNYILKNFGNRMVQARRQKMYDISNKILLEKVWAYETYLMRSTERSR comes from the coding sequence ATGGACAACATCAGAGTAAGAGGATACAGAGATATTTCCTTCTGGCAGGAGGATGGTATCGGCCTAATAGTTATTAAAAGCGACGTTAATGGTATAATATCAAGGAACTGCCTGGATGAAATGGTCTCAGCCCTTGGCCTTGCCTCAATGGACCCAAATGTGAAATGCGTTGCTTTTACTGGAATAAATAAAGTGTTCGCCAAGGGGATGAAGCCGGATGGGGATGATGGTAGAAGCCTTTACGAATTAATGCAGTCATCATCAAGCTTCCTTTCTATGGTGTATAGCCTGCCGAAGCCAATATTTTCTATTTTAAACGGTGATGCTACAAATGAAGGGTACGAAATAGCCCTGTCCTCTGACTTGATTATCAGCGCTGAGGACGCAAACGTTGGCTTCAATCAAGAATATCAAACAATATTGGGAGGATCGTTTACTGCTGCAAGGTTCCCGCTTCTTGCCATATCAAAGGCACAGGAGGCTAAAAATGTGGATATTGTATTTAAAGCCGATAGCCTACTGGAAGACGCAAAAAACTACATCCTCAAAAACTTTGGCAACAGGATGGTTCAAGCAAGGCGCCAGAAGATGTACGATATCTCGAACAAGATACTTTTAGAAAAGGTATGGGCCTATGAAACCTACCTGATGCGATCTACAGAAAGATCTAGGTGA
- a CDS encoding helix-turn-helix domain-containing protein yields the protein MRQNKNPVEALIEVERSDCWVTNLVLDRDKDAKIERLRIGELTTIHMVKPTMDRRALFNDLKKYPGIILKANLGGKDSIWVEGKSCASCRLLESFNIIVIGERSIGFDKVRYKIIAPSRNELNKAIRKLKEEDLNVIVLSISEYNKVELTPREKEIINAAFKLGYFDIDRQISMKDLAKNFGIKTASISDVMRRALKKIVMEYLEDSIS from the coding sequence TTGAGGCAAAATAAGAATCCAGTTGAAGCGTTAATCGAGGTAGAAAGGAGTGATTGTTGGGTAACTAATCTTGTTCTCGATAGAGATAAGGATGCAAAAATAGAAAGGTTGAGAATTGGTGAATTGACGACGATCCACATGGTTAAGCCAACCATGGACAGGCGGGCTTTGTTCAACGATCTTAAAAAGTACCCGGGTATAATACTAAAGGCAAACCTTGGTGGAAAGGATTCTATCTGGGTTGAAGGGAAGAGCTGTGCTTCCTGCCGATTACTTGAATCTTTCAATATAATAGTGATCGGAGAAAGATCCATCGGTTTCGATAAAGTTAGATACAAAATCATTGCACCATCAAGAAATGAGCTTAATAAAGCTATAAGAAAACTGAAGGAAGAGGATTTAAACGTAATAGTTTTATCTATATCTGAGTACAATAAAGTAGAGTTAACACCTAGGGAAAAGGAGATTATAAATGCCGCTTTCAAACTCGGCTACTTCGATATAGATAGGCAAATATCTATGAAGGACCTTGCCAAGAATTTTGGCATAAAGACTGCATCGATATCCGATGTTATGAGGCGTGCGCTCAAGAAGATAGTGATGGAATACCTGGAAGACTCGATCAGCTAG
- a CDS encoding YceI family protein, with the protein MERSLSKLTLNKAKSQISFTIDHLVISKVVGKFNTFGGYIETCGDLCVDYAELDIDSESLETGNSVRDRNLRGKNYFNCKKYPEILCTVRNVKLKNYFTNTVEVNVKIKDIEKTLKFDLFLLSYSLKNISVRVIGKINTGDFNLKWQSPFIPSAVIGSEARVEAYLTFEKTS; encoded by the coding sequence ATGGAGAGGTCTTTATCGAAACTAACACTAAACAAAGCAAAATCGCAGATAAGCTTCACGATCGACCACCTTGTGATATCTAAGGTAGTGGGTAAGTTCAACACTTTTGGTGGATACATTGAAACATGCGGAGACTTATGCGTCGATTACGCAGAGCTGGATATCGACAGCGAAAGCTTAGAAACTGGTAATTCAGTGAGGGATAGAAATCTAAGAGGTAAAAACTATTTCAATTGCAAGAAGTACCCGGAGATATTATGTACAGTCCGAAATGTGAAATTAAAGAACTATTTTACAAATACAGTAGAGGTAAATGTGAAAATAAAGGATATAGAGAAAACTTTAAAATTTGACCTTTTTCTGCTTTCATATTCCCTAAAAAACATATCCGTCAGGGTTATTGGGAAGATAAACACCGGTGATTTCAATCTCAAATGGCAATCACCATTTATACCAAGCGCCGTAATCGGTTCAGAAGCGCGGGTTGAAGCGTACCTAACATTTGAAAAAACTAGCTGA